A genomic segment from Lignipirellula cremea encodes:
- a CDS encoding leucine-rich repeat domain-containing protein: protein MKFRCYCVLLAIAALAFTGQARAAAPDEKAPDQPVHPAQAIADQLTAEGVALDLVEHGKSFSIYVCLGEQHGNKTLAKVAGLPNVVSLDAGASKITDEGCKLLAYMPGLQTLRLYDTQIGDDTLKVLAANNRQLSELSLSNTQVTDKGAASLAALGNLRVLKLDGTAVTDAVFPPLLALRRLQRLSLQNTAVTAAAVADFEQRTLTVDRFASPEYLVVRSGVSVYYDKK from the coding sequence ATGAAATTCCGTTGCTATTGTGTTTTGCTGGCGATTGCGGCCCTGGCTTTTACGGGTCAAGCCCGTGCGGCGGCGCCTGATGAGAAGGCCCCCGATCAGCCCGTCCATCCGGCCCAGGCGATCGCCGACCAACTAACGGCCGAAGGGGTCGCCCTGGATCTGGTCGAACACGGCAAGAGCTTTTCGATCTACGTTTGCCTGGGCGAGCAGCACGGCAACAAAACGCTGGCCAAGGTCGCCGGCCTGCCGAATGTGGTGTCGCTCGACGCCGGAGCAAGCAAGATTACCGACGAAGGCTGCAAGCTCCTGGCCTACATGCCGGGCCTGCAGACGTTGCGTTTGTACGACACGCAGATTGGCGACGACACGCTGAAAGTACTGGCCGCCAATAATCGTCAGCTGAGCGAACTGAGCCTGTCGAATACCCAGGTCACCGACAAAGGCGCCGCCTCGCTGGCCGCCCTGGGGAACCTGCGGGTGCTGAAGCTCGATGGCACGGCGGTGACCGACGCCGTGTTCCCGCCGCTGCTGGCCCTGCGTCGATTGCAACGATTGTCGCTGCAGAATACGGCCGTTACCGCCGCGGCGGTTGCCGACTTTGAACAGCGAACGCTGACCGTCGATCGCTTCGCCTCGCCCGAGTATCTGGTCGTGCGGTCCGGCGTCTCCGTGTACTACGACAAGAAGTAG
- a CDS encoding STAS domain-containing protein, with the protein MSDNQHLEINEVGGVTVVRFVDKKILDAVNIQEMGQELFDLVEKDSRKNLLLNFTNVEFLSSAALNKLIVLNNKVKGVGGKLRFSSLRPEIYEVFVITRLNQLFDIKDSESEALNSF; encoded by the coding sequence ATGTCCGACAACCAGCACCTGGAAATCAACGAGGTTGGCGGCGTTACGGTTGTGCGCTTCGTAGATAAAAAGATTCTCGATGCCGTCAACATTCAGGAAATGGGCCAGGAACTGTTTGATTTGGTGGAAAAGGACAGCCGCAAGAACCTGTTGCTGAACTTCACCAATGTTGAATTTCTCTCTAGCGCCGCGCTGAACAAACTGATTGTGCTCAACAACAAAGTCAAAGGCGTCGGCGGTAAACTTCGCTTCAGCAGCCTGCGGCCGGAAATTTACGAAGTGTTCGTGATTACCCGCCTGAACCAGTTGTTCGACATCAAAGACAGCGAATCCGAAGCGCTCAATTCATTTTAG
- a CDS encoding ATP-binding protein, which produces MDHPQWTTRQNDIPSEAEAAKQVIDEVLAELHSYAWSEQDVFAVHLAIEEAVVNAIKHGNDNNAEKRVRIDYRVSASELHIEIEDEGPGFRPEDVPDPTADENLEKPCGRGLMLMRSFMNTVDFNRLGNRVRLEKTCER; this is translated from the coding sequence ATGGACCATCCTCAGTGGACGACTCGCCAGAACGACATTCCCAGCGAAGCGGAGGCCGCCAAACAGGTCATCGATGAAGTGCTGGCAGAACTCCATAGTTACGCATGGAGCGAGCAGGACGTCTTCGCTGTGCATCTGGCCATCGAAGAGGCAGTCGTCAACGCCATCAAACATGGCAACGACAACAACGCCGAAAAACGGGTCCGCATCGACTATCGCGTTTCGGCCAGTGAATTGCACATCGAAATCGAAGATGAAGGCCCCGGCTTCCGCCCTGAAGACGTGCCCGACCCGACGGCTGACGAAAACCTGGAAAAGCCCTGCGGTCGCGGCCTGATGCTGATGCGCAGCTTCATGAACACCGTCGATTTCAATCGCCTGGGCAACCGGGTTCGCCTGGAAAAAACGTGCGAGCGCTAA
- a CDS encoding DUF1653 domain-containing protein: MSELPIGSYRHYKGADYEVLGVARHSETEEQLVVYRQGYGDRSLWVRPLAMFCETVVIDGQETPRFRYVGASTDSA; this comes from the coding sequence ATGTCGGAATTGCCAATCGGATCGTACCGTCATTACAAAGGGGCCGACTACGAAGTGCTGGGCGTCGCCCGGCATAGCGAAACGGAAGAGCAACTGGTCGTGTATCGGCAGGGCTATGGGGACCGCAGCTTGTGGGTTCGCCCGCTGGCCATGTTTTGCGAAACGGTCGTCATCGACGGCCAGGAGACGCCCCGCTTCCGTTATGTGGGAGCGTCGACCGATTCGGCCTGA
- a CDS encoding universal stress protein encodes MKFRKILFPTDFSHTGDAAMAVATALARDSEAELLIVHVEEAPPTYEGALYYGMVMPDTAAQQQMLDSVRPTDTRVACRRFLLEGPPAQALVQFAAEEGVDLIVMGTHGRTGLSRLLMGSVAEEVIRHSKVPVLSLRHDAQMLVEDESPAD; translated from the coding sequence ATGAAATTTCGCAAGATCCTGTTCCCGACCGACTTTTCCCACACAGGCGACGCCGCCATGGCTGTGGCGACCGCGCTTGCCCGCGATAGCGAAGCGGAATTGCTGATCGTCCATGTCGAAGAGGCCCCGCCGACCTACGAAGGGGCTTTGTACTACGGCATGGTGATGCCCGACACGGCCGCCCAGCAGCAAATGCTCGACTCTGTCCGGCCGACCGATACGCGCGTGGCCTGCCGGCGATTCCTGCTGGAAGGGCCGCCGGCCCAGGCGCTGGTGCAGTTTGCCGCAGAGGAAGGCGTCGACCTGATCGTGATGGGCACGCACGGCCGCACCGGTCTCAGTCGGTTACTGATGGGGAGCGTCGCCGAAGAAGTCATACGGCACAGCAAAGTTCCCGTGCTCAGCCTTCGCCACGACGCCCAAATGCTGGTTGAAGACGAATCGCCTGCAGATTAA
- a CDS encoding DinB family protein, translated as MSLKQILHRQLIAARETSEKLLEDFHTPEQWTKQVCDGSNHALWFAGHMGVSDNFWISLIAPERSQENAEFQRLFGLGSQPSANPQDYPSPEEVLQVMRERRQVLLEILADLTEEDLARPTPAGTPEFLPDLGGVLETAIWHEGLHSGQLTVHRRALGHQPLQ; from the coding sequence ATGAGCCTGAAGCAGATACTGCACCGCCAACTGATCGCTGCCCGGGAAACCAGCGAGAAACTGCTGGAAGATTTCCATACGCCCGAACAGTGGACGAAACAGGTGTGTGACGGCTCGAACCATGCGCTATGGTTTGCGGGCCACATGGGCGTTTCCGACAATTTCTGGATCTCGCTGATCGCCCCCGAACGCAGCCAGGAGAACGCCGAATTCCAGCGACTGTTCGGACTGGGATCGCAGCCCAGCGCCAATCCCCAGGATTACCCGTCGCCGGAGGAAGTCCTCCAGGTGATGCGCGAACGACGCCAGGTGCTGCTGGAGATTCTGGCCGATCTGACCGAGGAGGACCTGGCCCGCCCCACGCCGGCCGGCACCCCCGAGTTTCTGCCCGACCTGGGCGGCGTGCTGGAAACGGCCATCTGGCACGAGGGGTTACACAGCGGTCAGCTCACCGTGCATCGCCGCGCTTTGGGCCACCAGCCACTCCAGTAA